From a single Stackebrandtia endophytica genomic region:
- a CDS encoding methylated-DNA--[protein]-cysteine S-methyltransferase gives MSPVKVATVNSPIGPIEVAATRVGVRQLGFGSLSSLPAPDIDDGAPAGTEAQRHLDQALRELTEFFDRSRDRFTVALDWSLSSGWAGRVRQCLWESVGYGETVSYGRLAQLAGRPDGARAVGGIMAGNPIPVIVPCHRVIAADGGLGGFAGSGGAMVETKRRLLELEGSAAPTLF, from the coding sequence ATGTCCCCGGTCAAGGTTGCCACCGTCAACTCCCCCATCGGCCCCATCGAGGTGGCCGCCACTCGGGTGGGAGTGCGACAGCTCGGCTTCGGCTCGCTTTCCTCGTTGCCGGCCCCCGACATCGATGATGGGGCGCCCGCCGGAACTGAAGCCCAGAGGCACCTGGATCAAGCCCTGCGAGAGTTGACCGAGTTCTTCGACCGGTCTCGCGACCGGTTCACGGTGGCGTTGGACTGGTCGCTCAGTTCGGGATGGGCTGGCCGGGTACGGCAGTGCCTGTGGGAGTCGGTGGGATACGGCGAGACCGTCAGCTACGGCCGACTGGCGCAGCTGGCCGGTCGACCAGACGGAGCGCGCGCGGTCGGAGGGATCATGGCGGGCAACCCGATCCCCGTCATCGTGCCCTGTCATCGGGTCATCGCCGCCGACGGTGGTTTGGGGGGCTTCGCCGGCAGCGGCGGCGCCATGGTCGAGACGAAGCGTCGGCTATTGGAACTGGAGGGCTCGGCGGCCCCGACGTTGTTCTAG
- a CDS encoding RHS repeat-associated core domain-containing protein — MRGQVAYDIDHNGKRTDYNYDAIGRLTKVWLPNRATNLTPTVEYSYILRNDGPSVVSTSRLIHNGNYVTSHVLYDSMLRERQSQAPAVGGGRVISDVFYDTVGRAFKSYDSWIDATADPGTELVEPEAETMISAVYRSEFDGAGRPIAEIFETLGQENWRTTLTHHGDRVTVIPPDGGTTTSTITDTVGRTIELRQHHGRGTDTDYDATTYDYDAKGQLTTVTDPVGNQRSYEYDFQGRVDATNEPDRGQTTFTYDLAGRVVTTTDARGETIAYTYDAVSRITSIRDDNVDGVVRTEWTYDTLTGAKGLPVAATRYVDGAPYRIAVTGYDQLYQPLGTSYVIPDGHGDLSGTYTFRQSYKQDGSPNTSTLPAVGGLAYEVLQYYYDATLGLPTQLGTSHAGISGYVMATEYNALGMLQRIEQSTKVLGAPTVFQTFEYEPGTRRLERMVTSRQPTTPNRLQELTFTYDDYGNVTRIGDKPEVATDISGRNEVQCFEYDYLQRLTEAWTPDVDDCSPAPNEETLGGPAPYWQSYSYDKTGNRTSQVKHASPGSPGTTTTDYTTPGPGQPRPHAVTATETTTDTGTFTHTYQYDDAGNMVSRPDGLGGLQDLTWDAEGRLATVTDADTGEGIASYIYGPDGQRLISTDENGTTLHLGGTELHADNETGAVTGTRYYTHMGMTVAVRTAGELTWLTADHQGTSSLAISDDVTTYEQRRQDPFGNPRGQAPTAWPDEKGFLGGDTDPTGLTHLSAREYDPRLGRFISVDPIVTGDPQQAHGYAYAENTPVTVSDPSGLCGLCIINHDGGPGASVMYSVLAAGGGQHGATGYGKVDCQETYEVICFGTDLFFGFGELILPIDVRALDECMQAGGDACNAFLLDVAIGALTGGIGKIIGKAIGAVAGAISKLIKNWDDIYAGIMGQAGKKADDAADAASDAADAGKNAGKKKPDEPNGDKDGKGKPGKDEPDGKSGDKPKKNDDTPDDGNHNCNCFTEGTPVAMADGSTKNIEDVEPGDEVITYNTDTGEQETHVVTALFSKQAEVLLEITVTEDTASNQDSTGDRVAGEVSGTDPPGDLGSLTVTPEHPFWEPTQETWTPAGELQPADQLLQRDGDLLTITSITTLDRTTPFTVYNFTVAGTHNYYATTLDTLVHNCEDVALGIRERGLKDFAETNGYTHYLNLGGDEWKNPVWMAIKDPSVTLHVMLDGFDGSGPLDMFMTAYERGRNPRDHRATEWEMAQIGLAVRLEERSWSSISFYLNGASVSIPNPFK, encoded by the coding sequence TTGCGCGGCCAGGTCGCCTACGACATTGACCACAATGGAAAACGCACCGACTACAACTATGACGCCATCGGGCGACTGACCAAAGTGTGGCTCCCCAACCGCGCCACGAATTTGACCCCGACCGTCGAATACTCCTACATCCTGCGCAACGACGGTCCCTCGGTCGTGTCGACCAGCCGACTCATCCACAACGGCAACTACGTGACCAGCCACGTCCTCTATGACTCGATGTTGCGTGAGCGACAGTCACAAGCGCCGGCTGTTGGCGGTGGCCGCGTCATCTCCGACGTCTTCTACGACACCGTTGGGCGTGCTTTCAAGTCCTATGACTCCTGGATCGACGCCACAGCTGATCCCGGTACCGAACTGGTTGAACCCGAAGCCGAAACCATGATTTCGGCGGTGTACCGCTCCGAATTCGATGGAGCCGGACGCCCGATCGCCGAGATATTCGAAACCCTGGGCCAAGAGAACTGGCGCACCACCCTCACCCATCACGGCGACAGGGTCACCGTGATTCCTCCGGACGGCGGTACGACGACCTCCACGATCACCGACACGGTGGGACGCACCATCGAGTTGCGTCAGCATCACGGCCGAGGCACCGACACCGACTACGACGCCACCACATATGACTACGACGCCAAAGGCCAATTGACGACCGTCACCGACCCCGTCGGTAACCAACGGTCCTACGAATACGACTTCCAGGGTCGCGTCGACGCCACGAATGAACCCGATCGCGGCCAGACCACGTTCACCTATGACCTGGCCGGGCGAGTAGTCACAACCACCGACGCACGAGGCGAAACCATCGCCTACACCTACGATGCCGTCAGCCGCATCACATCGATACGAGACGACAATGTAGATGGTGTTGTTCGCACCGAATGGACCTACGACACCCTGACCGGTGCCAAGGGCCTGCCCGTCGCAGCGACCCGCTATGTGGACGGCGCACCGTATCGCATCGCCGTCACCGGATATGACCAGCTGTATCAGCCGTTGGGAACCAGCTACGTCATACCGGACGGACACGGTGACCTATCGGGCACCTACACCTTCCGGCAGAGCTACAAACAGGACGGATCACCGAACACCAGCACCCTCCCCGCCGTAGGCGGTCTGGCATACGAAGTGCTGCAGTACTACTACGACGCCACTCTCGGGCTTCCCACCCAATTGGGTACCAGCCACGCCGGGATCAGCGGATACGTGATGGCCACCGAATACAACGCCCTGGGCATGCTGCAACGCATCGAGCAGTCGACCAAGGTTCTCGGTGCGCCGACGGTTTTCCAGACCTTCGAGTACGAACCCGGAACCCGCCGTCTGGAGCGGATGGTCACCAGCCGGCAACCCACCACCCCAAACCGGTTGCAGGAACTGACCTTCACCTACGACGACTACGGCAACGTGACACGCATCGGCGACAAACCCGAAGTCGCCACCGACATCTCCGGCCGCAACGAAGTCCAATGCTTCGAATACGACTACCTGCAACGACTGACCGAGGCCTGGACCCCCGACGTCGACGACTGCTCACCGGCACCCAACGAAGAAACCTTGGGCGGACCGGCACCGTACTGGCAGTCCTATAGCTACGACAAGACCGGCAACCGCACCTCCCAGGTCAAACACGCCAGCCCCGGAAGCCCAGGCACCACAACCACCGACTACACCACCCCGGGACCGGGCCAGCCACGACCGCATGCGGTGACCGCTACCGAAACCACCACCGACACCGGAACGTTCACCCACACCTACCAGTACGACGACGCCGGGAACATGGTCTCCCGGCCCGACGGCCTCGGCGGACTGCAGGACCTGACCTGGGACGCCGAAGGCAGGCTGGCGACGGTCACGGATGCCGATACCGGCGAAGGGATCGCCTCCTACATATACGGTCCCGACGGGCAGCGGCTCATCTCGACCGACGAGAACGGCACCACCCTCCATTTGGGAGGTACCGAGCTTCACGCCGACAACGAGACCGGAGCCGTCACCGGAACCCGCTACTACACCCACATGGGAATGACGGTCGCCGTCCGCACAGCCGGTGAGTTGACCTGGTTGACCGCCGACCATCAAGGCACCTCAAGCCTGGCCATCAGCGACGACGTCACCACATACGAACAACGTCGACAAGACCCGTTCGGTAACCCCCGCGGGCAGGCACCGACCGCCTGGCCCGACGAGAAGGGCTTCCTCGGCGGGGACACCGACCCCACCGGCCTGACCCACCTGAGCGCACGGGAATACGACCCGCGCCTCGGCCGATTCATCTCCGTCGACCCGATCGTCACCGGTGACCCACAACAAGCCCACGGATACGCCTACGCCGAGAACACCCCGGTGACGGTGTCAGACCCATCAGGGCTGTGTGGACTGTGCATCATCAACCACGACGGCGGCCCCGGCGCCAGCGTCATGTACTCCGTGTTGGCCGCCGGTGGCGGCCAACACGGAGCCACCGGTTACGGGAAGGTGGATTGCCAGGAGACCTACGAGGTCATCTGCTTCGGTACCGACCTGTTCTTCGGGTTCGGTGAACTCATTCTCCCCATCGATGTGCGGGCACTGGATGAGTGCATGCAAGCCGGTGGCGACGCCTGCAACGCGTTCTTGCTCGACGTGGCGATTGGCGCCCTCACCGGCGGAATCGGCAAGATCATCGGCAAAGCGATCGGTGCAGTAGCCGGGGCCATCTCCAAGTTGATCAAGAACTGGGACGACATCTACGCCGGCATCATGGGCCAGGCGGGTAAGAAAGCCGATGACGCCGCCGACGCCGCCAGCGATGCCGCCGACGCCGGCAAAAACGCCGGCAAAAAGAAACCCGACGAACCAAACGGCGACAAAGACGGCAAGGGCAAACCCGGCAAGGACGAGCCCGATGGCAAATCGGGTGACAAACCCAAGAAGAACGACGACACACCCGACGACGGCAACCACAACTGCAACTGCTTCACCGAGGGCACACCCGTCGCGATGGCTGACGGGTCGACCAAGAACATTGAGGACGTTGAGCCCGGGGATGAGGTCATCACCTACAACACCGATACCGGTGAGCAGGAAACCCATGTCGTGACCGCCCTGTTCTCCAAACAGGCTGAGGTCCTCCTGGAGATCACCGTCACCGAGGACACCGCATCGAACCAGGACTCCACAGGGGACCGGGTCGCGGGCGAGGTGTCCGGGACCGACCCACCCGGAGACCTTGGTTCCCTCACCGTCACGCCCGAGCACCCGTTCTGGGAACCCACCCAAGAAACCTGGACCCCAGCCGGTGAACTCCAACCCGCAGACCAACTCCTCCAACGCGACGGTGACCTACTCACCATCACCAGCATCACCACACTGGACCGAACAACCCCGTTCACCGTCTACAACTTCACCGTCGCCGGCACCCACAACTACTACGCCACCACACTCGACACCCTCGTCCACAACTGCGAAGATGTAGCCTTGGGAATCCGAGAACGTGGACTAAAGGACTTTGCTGAAACTAATGGATACACCCACTATTTGAACCTAGGAGGGGATGAATGGAAGAATCCTGTATGGATGGCAATCAAAGACCCTAGCGTCACTTTGCACGTAATGCTCGATGGTTTCGACGGGTCGGGTCCACTCGACATGTTTATGACCGCATATGAGCGAGGCAGGAATCCGCGAGACCACAGAGCAACTGAGTGGGAAATGGCTCAGATCGGACTCGCGGTGCGGCTTGAGGAACGATCATGGTCAAGTATCAGTTTCTATCTGAACGGTGCTTCTGTTAGCATCCCAAATCCTTTTAAGTGA
- a CDS encoding Tex family protein, which translates to MTTEIHQLIARELGVADHQVRAAVELLDGGATVPFIARYRKEATGTLDDTQLRTVDERLRYLRELSERRAAILDSINEQGKLTDELRTQILAADTKARLEDLYLPYKPKRRTKAQIAREAGLEPLADRLLADPTLAPEATAAEFVDTEKEVADAAAALAGARAILSERFAEDADLLGSLRERMWTSGDLRSTVREGKETEGAKYSDYFDFSEPYGKLPSHRILALFRGEKEEILQLALGAGETDEVGPNEYEREIAANFGVADQGRPADRWLMDSVRWSWRTRISTGLAVDTRVRLWQAAEEAAVDVFASNLRDLLLAAPAGTRATMGLDPGFRTGVKVAVVDATGKVVDTATIYPHKPQGRWDEALATLGALVARHKVELVAIGNGTASRETDKLAGELVNLVKDSKLTKVMVSEAGASVYSASAFASRELPDLDVSIRGAVSIARRLQDPLAELVKIDPKSIGVGQYQHDLAEAKLSRSLDAVVEDCVNAVGVDLNTASAPLLARVSGISQSLADNIVSHRDSVGAFSSRKGLREVPRLGPKAFEQCAGFLRIRGGDDPLDGSSVHPEAYPVVRRIASATGSEVDGLIGNTAVLTKLKPSDFVDDTFGLPTVTDILSELEKPGRDPRPGFKTAEFAEGVEKLSDLSPGMVLEGTVTNVAAFGAFVDVGVHQDGLVHISAMSNRFVADPREVAKPGDIVKVRVVEVDEARKRISLTMRLDDEPNKPARPERDRDRQPGNQRRKGRDQQRGGQSNGRRTEPQGAMADALRRAGLA; encoded by the coding sequence ATGACAACCGAGATCCATCAGTTGATCGCCCGTGAACTGGGTGTGGCCGACCATCAGGTCCGCGCGGCCGTGGAACTGCTGGATGGCGGCGCCACGGTGCCGTTCATCGCGCGGTACCGCAAGGAGGCCACCGGCACTCTGGACGACACCCAGTTGCGCACTGTGGACGAACGGCTGCGGTATCTCCGTGAGTTGTCCGAACGGCGCGCCGCGATCCTCGATTCGATCAACGAACAGGGCAAGCTCACCGACGAGTTGCGGACCCAGATCCTGGCCGCCGACACGAAGGCACGGCTGGAGGACCTCTACCTGCCGTACAAGCCCAAGCGGCGCACCAAGGCCCAGATCGCCCGGGAGGCGGGCCTGGAGCCGTTGGCCGACCGCCTGTTGGCCGACCCCACCCTCGCGCCCGAGGCGACCGCCGCCGAGTTCGTCGACACCGAGAAGGAGGTCGCCGACGCCGCGGCCGCACTGGCCGGTGCCCGGGCGATCCTGTCGGAGCGGTTCGCCGAGGACGCCGACCTGCTCGGAAGCCTGCGTGAGCGCATGTGGACCAGCGGTGATCTGCGGTCGACGGTGCGGGAGGGCAAGGAGACCGAGGGCGCCAAGTACTCCGATTACTTCGACTTCAGCGAGCCCTACGGGAAGCTGCCCAGTCACCGGATTCTCGCCCTGTTCCGGGGCGAGAAGGAGGAGATCCTCCAGCTGGCGTTGGGTGCCGGCGAAACCGATGAGGTCGGTCCGAACGAGTATGAGCGTGAGATCGCCGCGAACTTCGGTGTCGCCGATCAGGGTCGCCCGGCCGACCGGTGGCTGATGGACTCGGTGCGGTGGTCGTGGCGCACCCGGATTTCCACCGGTCTGGCAGTGGACACCCGCGTCAGGTTGTGGCAGGCCGCTGAGGAGGCCGCCGTCGACGTCTTCGCGTCCAACCTGCGTGACCTGTTGTTGGCGGCACCGGCCGGCACTCGCGCGACCATGGGACTGGACCCCGGTTTCCGCACCGGGGTGAAGGTAGCGGTCGTTGACGCCACCGGAAAGGTCGTCGACACCGCCACCATCTACCCGCATAAGCCGCAGGGGCGGTGGGATGAGGCGCTGGCGACGCTGGGTGCGCTGGTCGCCCGTCACAAGGTGGAACTGGTGGCCATCGGGAACGGAACCGCGTCGCGGGAGACCGATAAGCTCGCCGGCGAGTTGGTGAACCTGGTCAAGGACTCCAAACTGACGAAGGTCATGGTGTCGGAGGCGGGGGCGTCGGTGTATTCGGCTTCGGCGTTCGCGTCGCGGGAGTTGCCGGATCTGGACGTGTCGATCCGTGGTGCCGTCTCGATCGCGCGTCGGCTACAGGATCCGTTGGCGGAGTTGGTGAAGATCGACCCGAAGTCGATCGGGGTGGGTCAGTACCAGCACGACCTGGCCGAGGCGAAGCTGTCTCGCAGTCTGGACGCGGTCGTCGAGGACTGTGTGAACGCGGTGGGCGTGGACCTCAACACGGCGTCGGCTCCACTGCTGGCCCGGGTGTCGGGTATCAGTCAGAGTTTGGCCGACAACATCGTCTCGCACCGCGATTCGGTGGGAGCGTTCAGCTCGCGGAAGGGACTGCGTGAGGTTCCCCGGTTGGGGCCGAAGGCGTTCGAGCAGTGCGCGGGCTTCCTGCGGATTCGCGGCGGTGACGACCCGCTGGACGGTTCGAGTGTTCACCCGGAGGCCTACCCGGTGGTACGCCGGATCGCTTCGGCGACCGGCAGCGAGGTCGACGGTCTCATCGGTAACACCGCGGTGTTGACCAAGCTGAAGCCGAGCGATTTCGTTGACGACACCTTCGGGCTTCCCACCGTCACCGACATTCTGTCGGAATTGGAGAAACCGGGTCGAGACCCGCGGCCCGGCTTCAAGACCGCCGAATTCGCCGAGGGGGTCGAGAAACTCTCCGACCTGTCGCCGGGGATGGTCCTGGAGGGCACCGTCACCAATGTCGCGGCGTTCGGTGCGTTCGTGGATGTGGGTGTCCACCAGGACGGGTTGGTGCACATTTCGGCGATGTCGAACCGGTTCGTGGCCGATCCGCGGGAGGTCGCCAAGCCGGGCGACATAGTGAAGGTGCGGGTCGTCGAGGTCGATGAGGCTCGTAAACGCATTTCGCTGACGATGCGACTGGACGACGAACCGAACAAGCCGGCTCGTCCGGAACGCGACCGGGATCGCCAACCGGGTAATCAGCGCCGCAAGGGACGCGACCAGCAGCGAGGTGGGCAGTCGAACGGCCGACGCACGGAACCGCAGGGCGCCATGGCCGATGCCTTGCGCCGGGCGGGATTGGCTTAG
- a CDS encoding NAD(P)/FAD-dependent oxidoreductase, whose protein sequence is MRHRILVLGAGYAGAFAAGHLARHLDTDDFAITVVNAEPDLVERLRLHQLAAGQDLRRRPLTEIFAGTDIRLRLARVTGVDADRRIVTVDDGSIEHLEYDTLLYTLGSTVADHGVTGVGEHAFHVAARPSALRLRARLDALGRNGKVLVVGGNLTAIETVTELAESRPGLQINLATSGQLGGWLGAKARRHLLRAFDRFDITIHEHATIERVEPGRAIADDGTEFVTDVTVWAAGFAVHPIAADSGLTVEANGQITVDRQMRSVSHPDVYAAGDAVFTLAENGLPLPMSCASAGFTSKQAIAAIIGDRTGSKVTISKLPYVGNHISLGRNDAIFQLADGTGKARPGALLGRPAARVKGAILRTAAWSAGHPTFGMPSRSRHLASATERLAARRS, encoded by the coding sequence ATGAGACACCGCATCCTCGTCCTCGGAGCCGGATACGCCGGAGCATTCGCCGCCGGACACCTGGCTCGCCATCTCGACACCGACGACTTCGCGATCACCGTCGTCAACGCCGAACCCGATCTCGTCGAACGATTGCGGCTGCATCAGCTCGCCGCCGGCCAGGACCTGCGTCGCCGACCGCTGACCGAGATCTTCGCGGGCACCGACATCCGGCTGCGATTGGCCCGGGTGACCGGTGTCGATGCGGATCGACGCATCGTCACCGTCGACGACGGATCGATCGAGCACCTTGAGTACGACACCCTGCTCTACACACTGGGCAGCACCGTCGCCGACCACGGCGTCACCGGGGTCGGAGAACACGCGTTTCACGTGGCCGCCAGGCCGTCGGCGCTGCGCCTTCGTGCCCGCCTGGATGCCTTGGGACGGAATGGGAAAGTACTGGTGGTCGGAGGCAATCTGACCGCGATCGAGACCGTCACCGAGCTCGCCGAGTCCCGACCCGGACTTCAGATCAACCTCGCCACCAGCGGTCAGCTCGGCGGTTGGCTGGGAGCGAAGGCCCGGCGTCACCTACTGCGGGCATTCGACCGGTTCGACATCACGATCCACGAACATGCCACCATCGAACGGGTCGAACCGGGAAGGGCGATCGCCGACGACGGGACTGAATTCGTCACCGACGTGACCGTGTGGGCCGCCGGCTTCGCGGTCCATCCGATCGCCGCCGACAGCGGCCTCACTGTGGAAGCCAACGGCCAGATCACCGTCGATCGCCAAATGCGATCGGTGTCGCATCCGGATGTCTATGCCGCCGGCGACGCCGTCTTCACTCTGGCGGAGAACGGACTACCGCTGCCGATGTCGTGTGCCTCGGCCGGTTTCACCAGCAAGCAGGCGATCGCCGCGATCATCGGGGACCGGACCGGTAGCAAGGTCACGATCAGCAAACTCCCCTACGTCGGCAACCACATCAGCCTCGGCCGCAACGACGCGATCTTCCAGCTGGCCGACGGCACGGGGAAGGCCAGGCCCGGCGCGCTGCTCGGTCGTCCGGCAGCGCGGGTTAAGGGCGCGATCCTGCGAACGGCCGCCTGGAGTGCCGGGCATCCGACTTTCGGCATGCCGTCCCGCAGCCGCCACCTCGCCTCCGCGACCGAACGTCTCGCGGCAAGGCGCTCGTGA
- a CDS encoding VOC family protein, with product MAHLTGFGNMVLPTRDLSASITVWSALLDQQPAFQSEDFAAFSGGGVEIGLSAAPWVDHPLVFWSVEDIEQSHETLVAAGAVAMIEVVDGSLAELGTGQAATGDNIDPATGIVDMPGARLAVLKAADGNLLAITQEVPMDWSSD from the coding sequence ATGGCACATCTGACCGGATTCGGCAACATGGTCTTGCCGACGCGAGATCTGTCGGCGAGCATCACGGTATGGAGCGCGCTGCTGGATCAGCAGCCTGCGTTTCAGAGTGAAGATTTCGCAGCCTTCTCCGGTGGAGGTGTGGAGATCGGACTGTCGGCCGCACCCTGGGTGGATCACCCGCTGGTCTTCTGGAGTGTCGAGGACATCGAACAATCGCATGAGACCTTGGTAGCGGCCGGGGCCGTCGCCATGATCGAGGTCGTCGACGGATCTCTCGCCGAGCTTGGCACCGGGCAGGCGGCGACCGGGGATAACATCGACCCAGCCACCGGCATCGTTGACATGCCAGGTGCGCGGCTGGCCGTACTCAAAGCGGCCGATGGCAATCTGCTTGCGATCACTCAGGAGGTGCCGATGGACTGGTCCTCGGACTGA
- a CDS encoding DMT family transporter, whose protein sequence is MTTAPRALPWVAALLTMAFWASSFVVIRGAADHYSPGPMALLRCLAAAGVISAWMLVRRPVLPKTTKTWLIVMMWGVAWFAVYTVALNAAEQSIDAGTAAMVVNIAPLIIAVVAGLFLGEGLPTRLILGILVALVGVGMITAAGFTGVFTISGLVLSLVAALLYAACVLLQKRHLSRGDSVTVTWLGILVGTVACLVFTPDLATEVVQAPLDITLQVVYLGVVPTAIAFNLWGYALRHLPAGVLGSSSLLVPAIVVVLAWMFLGEVPTPLAAAGGLLCLAGAGFAVVPQMLGVTPVSASPADQPPARRIPTTEGSEHPAHDEPPGPHLAGENVVATPGRTA, encoded by the coding sequence ATGACCACCGCACCTCGCGCCCTCCCCTGGGTCGCCGCACTGCTGACCATGGCCTTCTGGGCCTCCTCATTCGTCGTCATCCGCGGGGCCGCCGACCACTACTCCCCAGGTCCGATGGCCCTACTCAGGTGTCTCGCGGCCGCCGGTGTGATCTCAGCCTGGATGCTCGTGCGCCGACCGGTGCTTCCCAAGACGACCAAAACCTGGCTGATCGTGATGATGTGGGGAGTCGCCTGGTTCGCCGTCTACACCGTCGCGCTCAATGCGGCTGAACAGTCCATCGACGCCGGAACCGCGGCGATGGTGGTCAACATCGCCCCGCTGATCATCGCGGTCGTCGCGGGGTTGTTCCTCGGGGAAGGTCTGCCGACGCGTCTCATACTCGGCATTCTCGTGGCGCTAGTGGGCGTCGGCATGATCACCGCCGCCGGTTTCACCGGGGTGTTCACCATCTCCGGACTCGTGCTCAGCCTCGTCGCCGCGCTGTTGTACGCGGCGTGTGTCCTCCTCCAGAAACGTCACCTGTCCCGCGGTGATTCGGTGACGGTGACCTGGCTGGGAATCCTCGTCGGAACCGTCGCCTGCCTGGTATTCACCCCGGACCTGGCGACCGAGGTGGTTCAGGCACCCCTGGACATCACCCTCCAGGTCGTGTACCTCGGGGTCGTACCGACCGCGATCGCCTTCAATCTGTGGGGTTACGCGCTGAGGCACCTGCCCGCGGGTGTGCTCGGATCGTCGAGCCTGCTCGTTCCCGCGATCGTGGTCGTTCTCGCCTGGATGTTCCTGGGTGAGGTGCCCACACCGCTGGCCGCGGCCGGCGGCCTGCTGTGCCTTGCCGGCGCAGGGTTTGCCGTAGTCCCGCAGATGCTCGGCGTCACACCGGTATCGGCCTCCCCAGCCGATCAACCACCCGCTCGCCGGATCCCGACGACGGAGGGGTCCGAGCACCCTGCCCACGACGAGCCCCCGGGCCCACACTTGGCCGGTGAGAATGTCGTGGCCACACCCGGACGAACGGCTTAG
- a CDS encoding LysR family transcriptional regulator has translation MLVHLGMHNLHQLQSFASVAATGSVRSAADFLGLSPSAVSHHVRLLEQETGLTLFQRHGRGLRLTDTGSTVLPEVEEVLESAGRLRQRIGELRDNRMNRLTIGYFGTAGNRWLPDLVSYLENRFPRTAVRLRLMEGPWQGLEADIQLAISDSAEPGFPVQVHSDLLIADPYVVAVPDDHELADCEEVPITELADRSWIDNDIGDGVCRTIFLDACARAGVRARFRHQAHSYVTALHMVGRGLGLTVLPQLGVYPLPEGVRIVRLAHPVPTRYVHALSDPGHPRRPLIREAIAALRDLATDDVV, from the coding sequence ATGCTCGTACACTTGGGCATGCACAACCTGCATCAGTTGCAATCCTTCGCCTCGGTCGCGGCAACCGGCTCGGTTCGCTCGGCCGCCGATTTCCTCGGCCTGTCGCCTTCGGCCGTCAGTCACCACGTCAGACTGCTGGAGCAGGAAACCGGGCTCACACTCTTCCAACGCCACGGTAGGGGACTGCGCCTGACCGACACCGGTTCGACCGTCTTGCCGGAGGTGGAGGAGGTACTCGAATCCGCCGGTCGGCTGCGCCAACGGATCGGTGAGCTCAGGGACAATCGCATGAATCGCCTCACCATCGGATACTTCGGTACGGCGGGCAATAGATGGTTGCCCGACCTTGTGTCCTACCTGGAGAATCGATTCCCCCGGACGGCCGTGCGGCTCAGGCTGATGGAGGGACCGTGGCAGGGGCTTGAGGCGGACATCCAGCTCGCCATCTCCGACAGCGCCGAGCCCGGTTTTCCCGTTCAGGTCCACTCCGACCTTCTGATCGCCGACCCCTATGTGGTCGCCGTGCCCGACGACCACGAGCTGGCCGACTGCGAAGAGGTGCCGATCACCGAGCTGGCCGACCGTTCCTGGATAGACAATGACATCGGTGACGGGGTGTGCCGGACGATCTTCCTCGACGCCTGCGCCCGTGCCGGTGTCCGGGCGAGGTTTCGGCACCAGGCACACAGCTACGTCACCGCGTTGCACATGGTGGGGCGTGGGCTCGGGCTCACAGTGCTGCCGCAGCTGGGGGTGTATCCGTTGCCGGAAGGGGTGAGGATCGTACGGCTGGCGCACCCGGTCCCGACCCGCTACGTCCATGCGCTCAGCGACCCGGGACATCCGCGGCGGCCGTTGATCCGGGAGGCGATCGCGGCGCTACGGGACCTGGCCACCGACGACGTCGTTTGA
- a CDS encoding TetR/AcrR family transcriptional regulator, producing MEPVSRRRGAALEDAILEAAREELAELGYAKSTMNGVANRAGTGKAVLYRRWNSLPELLLDTLRSKFTDVPIPDTGDLRDDVMNLLRRAQANLGDTRRDMVCGLITDTVRDPLLARRLQELIAESALSEAMSTVLHRAAERGQIRPGPWSRRVITLPISLLRDDFVVFGISPTDEDLTAVTDEIFLPLLGYTSRTDHGK from the coding sequence GTGGAGCCTGTGTCGCGCCGCCGCGGAGCCGCACTCGAAGACGCCATTCTGGAGGCCGCCCGCGAGGAACTGGCCGAGCTCGGGTATGCGAAGTCCACAATGAACGGCGTCGCCAACCGCGCCGGCACCGGCAAGGCGGTTCTCTACCGACGCTGGAACAGCCTGCCGGAACTGCTATTGGACACCCTGCGCAGCAAGTTCACCGACGTCCCGATCCCCGACACCGGCGATCTACGCGACGACGTGATGAACCTGCTGCGCCGCGCACAGGCCAACCTCGGCGACACTCGACGCGACATGGTCTGCGGACTGATCACCGACACGGTTCGCGACCCGCTGCTGGCACGACGACTACAGGAACTCATCGCCGAATCGGCACTGTCGGAGGCCATGTCCACGGTGCTGCATCGTGCTGCCGAACGCGGCCAGATCCGCCCCGGCCCGTGGTCTCGGCGAGTCATCACACTGCCGATCAGCCTGCTGCGGGACGACTTCGTCGTCTTCGGCATCTCACCTACCGATGAGGATCTCACCGCAGTGACCGACGAGATCTTCCTGCCGCTGCTGGGGTACACGAGCCGGACCGACCACGGCAAGTGA